The genomic interval TGTGAGCGAATACGGCAGCGCAACAGCGGGGAGACGAAACAAACCAGAAGTGCAGCGGTGACGGACTCTTCGCACAAGTCCAGGAGGAACTCCTCTAAGGCCATGGACTCGTTGTCGACGCTGATTACTAGGTGGCATAGCTGCGGCAGGAAGAACTCGATATCCTCGTAGGGGAATTGTCGCAGCTTATTGCACAGGACATAGTGAATGCCCACATGGTCGGCGTAACGACTAGAGGAGGGAAAGATCAGGGGTTAGCAGAGAGGTCGTTCCAATTGCCAATTACCGAAACAAGCGCCAATTGAGAGCATAGCGCATGACGGCGACGGGTGGGCGCAAGGGGAGGGTCGCTCACGAAAGGTAAGAGACCGAGAGAAAGGGGTTCGAGTTGAAGACGTCGGACTCAAGGAATCGCTTGAGCAGGTCCCACGACATTGGTTACGCCACGGAGCGGAATGAAGGATGCAAGTGCAGCGAGGCTCGGTGCCTCATTTGATCATGGACATGAACGGGATTCGCAGGTCGAGGGATGGTTTCGCATGGCGGGAAGCTCAGAAGACTGGGGAGAATTGTTCGAGCAGTCGCAGCAGGGCACGCAAGAGGAAGGGAGACAAGACGCCCAGGTACACACGGTGGCCGGTTACTCGATGCAGATAGGTAGCTCCCTCTCCGCCGTGAATTGGATGTCGATTTGTCCACTAATCTGAGGGCATGACTTGGAAGGTGGGAGGAATGCCCCATGCACGACCCGCCGTTTCCCAGTACTAGTGCCTAAAAATTCTGGCCTCAAATTAGACTACGTCGCCGGTTACCTCAGCGAGCATGAACCTTGGCTCATGGTGCCGCTGAGAGCGGGAGCCTCTGAGGAGGGGGCCAGCCGCACCTTGAGAGTGCCGGACCCGAGAGGATCAAGGTCGCGCGCTAGGACGAATGGGGGCGACGGCCAAAACCCCTGTCTGCGGGGCATCATCGTTTTATCTGCATATGTGACGTTATTTGCATTCGATTCTTGAGTTCCCTTTCTGAGTTTCCAGTGGTGAGATTTCATACTCATGTTGAACCTATGAGGCGAGAGTCTCATTGACAGAGAGGGCAAAATGGAGAATGTCACTCGATGAATGAAGCATGCTCTGGCAACAATGTCAAGCCCAAGTGTACCACACAATAAGGTACGAATAAAATACAGCCACCTCATATGAGCAGGGTGTCTTTGAGTGAGCGGAAAGTGAGTTCCACATGAGACGTCCCCTGGTGAAGGTACCTACCACAGCCAGACGCTTCAAGGCGCGGCTTATCATCATCCCGTGCACATTATGAGAGGAAAGGTGTGCAAACGATAAAATGCTTCCATTCTAAAATCGTAAGAAGACTTGTCCAAGACAGGCTCGATGCGCATACAGAAAGACAAGCCGTCCATGGCATGCAAGTCGAGGAAGCAGCGCTTGTTCCTCCGTTCCATAAGGTAAACCATGTAATATTTCCCCCCAGGTGCGGCTCGACGAGTGTATCGCCGTGTCACCCAACGCCAATGTAGATGCTAGCCAGTCCAACGCCAATTCTCATAACCCTTTTCATATTTCTCATCATGGGAAATTTCCTTTCCCTTCTCTTCCCTCGCCTCAAGACCCAAGCTGAACATGAGAAAACTCATGCAGCGGCCTTCTTCTTACGGCCGcccttgcccttcttcttcgtctCAACTTCCATTTCCTCGTCGCTTGACGACTCAGCCTTGGAGCGGCCACCTCTCTTCTCTTCGTCGCCAACCTTTGCAGCAATGTCGGCCAAGAAGTCATACTGGCCATCTGTCTCGATGACTTGCTTGAGCATCTGAGCCGTGACACGCTTGGAGTTCTTCTCCCGTGCGATTTCGGCACTTCGGCTGACAACAGCAATCATGAACATCTCGAGAGCCTTGCCAACAGCAATGGGAGTCTGCTGGGCGACCTTGCCAACCTCCTCATCAGCCTGCATGATACGCTTTATCCTGGCTGTGGGGAACTTTGTCCGAACGGGTGATGGGTCAATCGGAGGTGGCGAGTCAGCCTGCTTTGTGTTCTTTCTGGGAGGCATAGTTGCTGAAGCTGGTGTTTGTGGTAGATGTTGTGTATCTGGGTTGTAGGGGATATCGTGTAATTGGGGTGCTCCGCCAAAGTTTTTTTGGTCTAGAAATCCGTGGCTTTGAGGTGTTTTGGGCTGATGAGCTTGCTGTTCCTGGTAGTTGAGAACGGGCTGTATCCCATAGGCGCTTTGCATATGTGGTGGGGGATATTGCGGAGATGGGTGGTTGTGTGGCGGTGACTGGTGGTGGTATTGAGGAGATAGGTAATGTTGGTGGTGTTGGTGCTGCTcctgctgctgttgttgctgaAGCGGTTGGTactggtgctggtgctgaccttggtggtggtggggtTGTAGCGGTGGCTGATAGGAAGAGAATTCCGTTTTGATTACCGCTGGTGATGGGAAGTGGGGCTGCTCTTGTTTGATGTGAACAGGAGTAGAAGATGACTGGCTTGGGTGGTGAATGCGTGCTGAGGGGGAGGAGTATTCATATACGGGCGGTGGTGCAGCAGACGCAGACGGAGACGGAGAGGTTTGGAGCTTGCTCAGTTGTTGCTGGTAGTGCTGCAGACTGTGAGTGTGCAGTGGAGGTGTAGGCGGGGCGGGTGCTGCCgagaaaaaagaagagaggTCCGGCGACTTTGGTGCGTAGGTCGTGTCGTCCGccatttttattacttttttccCCCTCTACCTCCGGCCCTGCTGGAAAAATTGATggccgctttttttttttcaattTGGAAGTGGAGGCCAAACGACAGGGGGCCTTGGCTGGTGCCCCGAAAAAAATTGGCCAAGGTTCCAATCCAAGTTTGGCTGGCGTGGGACACTGGATGATTAAGCGAAGGGCAGGGACTGATTTTTGAGTACAAAAGCCAGCCTACACCCCCACCTCTATCTTGTCCGCGGTTGCGACACCGTTTGCTTTAGCAGGAATAATCTTGCAATGGTTGTGTGATTGCGTCTAATGATGGATGTGTTCCGTATTCAGTCGTTAAGTGGGTATATGTCCAGGAAAGTACGGCGTCTAAGTCCTGATTCAGGCGTGGGCTGCTACGTGCGGTGAAAGGAATGACAGTCTGTTCTACCGTCATATATCCTTGGGAGTC from Colletotrichum lupini chromosome 2, complete sequence carries:
- a CDS encoding histone-like transcription factor and archaeal histone; its protein translation is MADDTTYAPKSPDLSSFFSAAPAPPTPPLHTHSLQHYQQQLSKLQTSPSPSASAAPPPVYEYSSPSARIHHPSQSSSTPVHIKQEQPHFPSPAVIKTEFSSYQPPLQPHHHQGQHQHQYQPLQQQQQQEQHQHHQHYLSPQYHHQSPPHNHPSPQYPPPHMQSAYGIQPVLNYQEQQAHQPKTPQSHGFLDQKNFGGAPQLHDIPYNPDTQHLPQTPASATMPPRKNTKQADSPPPIDPSPVRTKFPTARIKRIMQADEEVGKVAQQTPIAVGKALEMFMIAVVSRSAEIAREKNSKRVTAQMLKQVIETDGQYDFLADIAAKVGDEEKRGGRSKAESSSDEEMEVETKKKGKGGRKKKAAA